From a region of the Rhipicephalus microplus isolate Deutch F79 chromosome X, USDA_Rmic, whole genome shotgun sequence genome:
- the LOC119161097 gene encoding uncharacterized protein LOC119161097 isoform X1 translates to MASLQLPDYDETKDKWKPYLVRAEAYFEANSVTDPAKKRALLVSALSSKTVEVLAGRVAPRAPNELTYKEVVQSLNEYYDPKKHEITESYKFFNRSQLPGESVSAFLVAIRRIADNCNFGTSLDRMLRDRIVCGVRSVALRKEMLAKKDLTLEEAEALALSVEAAENGAESMTSEATPLLKLRASEANTVKTSPTRHAAQHCDRCGSSKHDGNSCRWIRARCYRCGRHGHLAKMCRTTASKSRVATHAVEGRALTLEEAVTEDDDKDETHIWTLLSARKSRLEPPIRRSFSWNGVQLTMEVDTGSPVCVISKNVFDKHREQWPALKPSQVKLSCYVGPLPVMGELQLCVQYRAVSVYCRLIVLNCSGPNLCGRDLISLLHRAGVPVLQPSAQDLLHSTPEPAGAVHNIVDDYHDVFSKDLGLIKGPPATLQLKEGAVPKFCRQFTLVTDHQPLLSLLQSDRPTPPLAAARIQRWALYLGGYRYKLQYTPGKQLLNADALSRLPLRSTEADDVGEPPEYVLALDNFDDGVITTRELQQLSATDPAVTAVKNCILHGWPKSAKQLEETMRPFFDRKLELSVAHGLVYWGHRVVIPEKARDRLLKLLHETHQGSSGMKAVARSKFWWPRLDRDIEALSAGCTNCAQNMPMPAAAPPVNWPKTNEKWSRLHVDFAGPIAGKMILVAVDAHTKWIEAVPVKHATTTSTITCLRAMFSRFGVPRTIVSDNGTQFSSQDFATFVAKNNIMHLKTAPFHPQSNGAAERAVRTIKDGLRKMREGNLEDNLVRLLFNYRRTPQKTGKSPSELLLGFQLRSRLDACFPSTVADSPPASDDWVVPIESNVYVRNYGVGEKWTPGRVQSTAGSRMVTVQTPHSVVRRHVDQVRPRQASQSPSPGSASLSESNMSMLPKRSPGPSTTSSTVLPPEALTTASPHDHPVPTMPQAGPTQAATPSAEPVLRRSTRQRKPVQRFHF, encoded by the exons ATGGCCTCCCTGCAGTTGCCGGATTACGACGAAACGAAAGATAAGTGGAAGCCTTACCTCGTCAGAGCAGAAGCGTATTTCGAGGCGAACAGTGTAACGGACCCGGCTAAGAAGCGAGCACTACTAGTTTCGGCGTTGTCTAGTAAGACGGTCGAGGTGCTAGCCGGCAGAGTAGCCCCGCGTGCACCAAATGAACTGACATACAAGGAAGTCGTTCAGAGCTTGAATGAGTATTATGACCCTAAGAAGCACGAGATAACGGAAAGCTACAAGTTCTTCAATCGCTCACAACTTCCAGGCGAAAGCGTTAGCGCATTTCTCGTTGCTATTCGCCGAATAGCAGACAACTGCAATTTCGGCACGTCTCTTGACCGCATGCTTCGGGATCGCATTGTCTGCGGCGTACGCTCCGTGGCACTGAGGAAAGAGATGTTGGCAAAAAAGGATTTAACGCTAGAAGAAGCCGAAGCATTGGCACTGTCTGTCGAAGCAGCTGAAAATGGTGCCGAAAGCATGACCTCAGAAGCTACGCCCTTGCTTAAGCTACGCGCGTCCGAGGCCAACACTGTTAAAACATCTCCGACTCGGCACGCGGCACAGCATTGTGATAGATGCGGAAGCAGCAAACACGACGGCAACAGCTGTCGTTGGATTAGAGCAAGGTGTTATCGCTGCGGACGTCATGGGCATCTCGCAAAGATGTGCCGCACAACCGCCAGTAAGAGCCGCGTCGCAACGCATGCAGTGGAGGGAAGAGCTTTGACTCTCGAAGAAGCCGTAACTGAAGACGACGATAAGGACGAGACACATATATGGACCTTACTTTCTGCACGAAAAAGCCGCCTCGAGCCGCCGATAAGGCGCAGTTTTTCATGGAATGGCGTACAACTTACAATGGAAGTAGATACTGGCTCGCCTGTCTGCGTAATTTCCAAAAACGTGTTTGACAAGCATCGCGAACAGTGGCCAGCGCTTAAACCTTCTCAGGTGAAGTTGTCATGCTACGTTGGACCACTCCCAGTGATGGGGGAATTGCAACTTTGTGTGCAATACAGGGCCGTCTCAGTTTACTGCCGTCTTATTGTACTGAACTGCTCGGGACCTAACCTGTGTGGCCGGGATCTGATTTCCTTGCTCCACAGAGCGGGGGTTCCAGTTTTGCAGCCGTCGGCACAAGACTTGCTACACTCAACGCCAGAACCAGCTGGGGCAGTTCACAACATTGTCGACGACTACCACGACGTCTTCTCCAAGGATCTTGGCCTGATCAAGGGGCCTCCAGCCACATTGCAGCTGAAAGAGGGAGCGGTGCCGAAATTCT GTCGCCAATTCACTCTCGTGACGGACCACCAGCCCCTCTTGAGCTTGTTGCAATCCGACCGCCCGACGCCACCCCTGGCTGCAGCACGTATCCAGCGCTGGGCACTGTACTTGGGTGGCTACCGCTACAAGCTGCAATACACGCCGGGAAAACAGTTGCTCAACGCGGACGCCCTGAGCAGGCTGCCACTGCGGTCTACGGAGGCTGATGACGTGGGTGAGCCACCGGAATATGTCCTCGCTCTGGATAattttgacgatggcgttatcacaACACGGGAGCTACAGCAGCTATCGGCCACAGACCCCGCAGTAACGGCGGTAAAGAATTGTATATTACATGGCTGGCCCAAAAGTGCAAAACAGCTGGAGGAAACGATGCGGCCGTTTTTCGACCGCAAACTAGAACTGTCCGTAGCCCATGGTCTAGTGTATTGGGGGCATCGCGTAGTGATACCGGAAAAAGCGCGGGACCGTCTTTTGAAACTGTTGCACGAGACCCACCAAGGCTCGTCAGGAATGAAAGCAGTGGCAAggtcaaaattttggtggccCCGACTAGACCGCGATATTGAAGCGCTTTCAGCCGGCTGCACGAACTGTGCCCAAAACATGCCAATGCCGGCAGCGGCACCACCAGTAAACTGGCCGAAAACCAATGAAAAATGGTCGCGGCTACATGTCGATTTTGCCGGACCCATAGCAGGCAAGATGATTCTAGTTGCAGTAGATGCCCATACCAAGTGGATAGAAGCCGTGCCAGtaaagcatgccaccacaacaagcACAATCACCTGTCTGCGCGCCATGTTCAGTCGATTCGGCGTCCCGCGAACCATTGTTTCGGATAATGGGACACAGTTTTCTAGCCAGGATTTTGCTACGTTCGTGGCAAAGAACAACATAATGCATCTGAAAACGGCGCCCTTTCATCCACAGTCTAATGGAGCGGCAGAACGAGCAGTGCGTACAATAAAGGATGGACTTCGGAAGATGAGGGAGGGTAATTTGGAGGACAACCTTGTGCGGCTCCTGTTCAACTACAGGAGAACACCACAGAAGACGGGAAAATCTCCGTCAGAATTGCTGCTAGGGTTCCAGTTACGTTCACGATTGGATGCGTGTTTTCCCTCAACTGTTGCAGACTCGCCGCCGGCATCAGATGACTGGGTGGTCCCCATAGAAAGCAACGTGTACGTGCGGAACTACGGTGTCGGAGAAAAGTGGACACCAGGGCGTGTGCAGTCCACTGCAGGATCCCGAATGGTGACCGTCCAAACTCCTCATTCTGTAGTCAGACGCCACGTTGACCAAGTGCGCCCTCGACAAGCATCGCAGTCCCCATCGCCGGGCTCTGCATCCTTATCAGAGTCTAATATGTCCATGCTGCCGAAACGATCGCCGGGGCcctcaactacaagctccaccgtgctgccTCCAGAAGCGCTCACTACCGCAAGCCCCCACGACCATCCAGTGCCAACCATGCCACAGGCCGGTCCTACACAAGCGGCGACCCCAAGCGCGGAACCAGTGCTTCGGCGTTCTACCAGACAACGCAAGCCAGTACAACGGTTCCATTTTTAA
- the LOC119161097 gene encoding uncharacterized protein LOC119161097 isoform X2, translating to MASLQLPDYDETKDKWKPYLVRAEAYFEANSVTDPAKKRALLVSALSSKTVEVLAGRVAPRAPNELTYKEVVQSLNEYYDPKKHEITESYKFFNRSQLPGESVSAFLVAIRRIADNCNFGTSLDRMLRDRIVCGVRSVALRKEMLAKKDLTLEEAEALALSVEAAENGAESMTSEATPLLKLRASEANTVKTSPTRHAAQHCDRCGSSKHDGNSCRWIRARCYRCGRHGHLAKMCRTTASKSRVATHAVEGRALTLEEAVTEDDDKDETHIWTLLSARKSRLEPPIRRSFSWNGVQLTMEVDTGSPVCVISKNVFDKHREQWPALKPSQVKLSCYVGPLPVMGELQLCVQYRAVSVYCRLIVLNCSGPNLCGRDLISLLHRAGVPVLQPSAQDLLHSTPEPAGAVHNIVDDYHDVFSKDLGLIKGPPATLQLKEGAVPKFCRQFTLVTDHQPLLSLLQSDRPTPPLAAARIQRWALYLGGYRYKLQYTPGKQLLNADALSRLPLRSTEADDVDSPPASDDWVVPIESNVYVRNYGVGEKWTPGRVQSTAGSRMVTVQTPHSVVRRHVDQVRPRQASQSPSPGSASLSESNMSMLPKRSPGPSTTSSTVLPPEALTTASPHDHPVPTMPQAGPTQAATPSAEPVLRRSTRQRKPVQRFHF from the exons ATGGCCTCCCTGCAGTTGCCGGATTACGACGAAACGAAAGATAAGTGGAAGCCTTACCTCGTCAGAGCAGAAGCGTATTTCGAGGCGAACAGTGTAACGGACCCGGCTAAGAAGCGAGCACTACTAGTTTCGGCGTTGTCTAGTAAGACGGTCGAGGTGCTAGCCGGCAGAGTAGCCCCGCGTGCACCAAATGAACTGACATACAAGGAAGTCGTTCAGAGCTTGAATGAGTATTATGACCCTAAGAAGCACGAGATAACGGAAAGCTACAAGTTCTTCAATCGCTCACAACTTCCAGGCGAAAGCGTTAGCGCATTTCTCGTTGCTATTCGCCGAATAGCAGACAACTGCAATTTCGGCACGTCTCTTGACCGCATGCTTCGGGATCGCATTGTCTGCGGCGTACGCTCCGTGGCACTGAGGAAAGAGATGTTGGCAAAAAAGGATTTAACGCTAGAAGAAGCCGAAGCATTGGCACTGTCTGTCGAAGCAGCTGAAAATGGTGCCGAAAGCATGACCTCAGAAGCTACGCCCTTGCTTAAGCTACGCGCGTCCGAGGCCAACACTGTTAAAACATCTCCGACTCGGCACGCGGCACAGCATTGTGATAGATGCGGAAGCAGCAAACACGACGGCAACAGCTGTCGTTGGATTAGAGCAAGGTGTTATCGCTGCGGACGTCATGGGCATCTCGCAAAGATGTGCCGCACAACCGCCAGTAAGAGCCGCGTCGCAACGCATGCAGTGGAGGGAAGAGCTTTGACTCTCGAAGAAGCCGTAACTGAAGACGACGATAAGGACGAGACACATATATGGACCTTACTTTCTGCACGAAAAAGCCGCCTCGAGCCGCCGATAAGGCGCAGTTTTTCATGGAATGGCGTACAACTTACAATGGAAGTAGATACTGGCTCGCCTGTCTGCGTAATTTCCAAAAACGTGTTTGACAAGCATCGCGAACAGTGGCCAGCGCTTAAACCTTCTCAGGTGAAGTTGTCATGCTACGTTGGACCACTCCCAGTGATGGGGGAATTGCAACTTTGTGTGCAATACAGGGCCGTCTCAGTTTACTGCCGTCTTATTGTACTGAACTGCTCGGGACCTAACCTGTGTGGCCGGGATCTGATTTCCTTGCTCCACAGAGCGGGGGTTCCAGTTTTGCAGCCGTCGGCACAAGACTTGCTACACTCAACGCCAGAACCAGCTGGGGCAGTTCACAACATTGTCGACGACTACCACGACGTCTTCTCCAAGGATCTTGGCCTGATCAAGGGGCCTCCAGCCACATTGCAGCTGAAAGAGGGAGCGGTGCCGAAATTCT GTCGCCAATTCACTCTCGTGACGGACCACCAGCCCCTCTTGAGCTTGTTGCAATCCGACCGCCCGACGCCACCCCTGGCTGCAGCACGTATCCAGCGCTGGGCACTGTACTTGGGTGGCTACCGCTACAAGCTGCAATACACGCCGGGAAAACAGTTGCTCAACGCGGACGCCCTGAGCAGGCTGCCACTGCGGTCTACGGAGGCTGATGACGTGG ACTCGCCGCCGGCATCAGATGACTGGGTGGTCCCCATAGAAAGCAACGTGTACGTGCGGAACTACGGTGTCGGAGAAAAGTGGACACCAGGGCGTGTGCAGTCCACTGCAGGATCCCGAATGGTGACCGTCCAAACTCCTCATTCTGTAGTCAGACGCCACGTTGACCAAGTGCGCCCTCGACAAGCATCGCAGTCCCCATCGCCGGGCTCTGCATCCTTATCAGAGTCTAATATGTCCATGCTGCCGAAACGATCGCCGGGGCcctcaactacaagctccaccgtgctgccTCCAGAAGCGCTCACTACCGCAAGCCCCCACGACCATCCAGTGCCAACCATGCCACAGGCCGGTCCTACACAAGCGGCGACCCCAAGCGCGGAACCAGTGCTTCGGCGTTCTACCAGACAACGCAAGCCAGTACAACGGTTCCATTTTTAA